One region of Pseudoalteromonas xiamenensis genomic DNA includes:
- a CDS encoding CBS domain-containing protein produces the protein MGEYRAIKTIKLDEVFQFCDHYDSEPLSLSSSALKVVTDFTRRQPQVIMKDVDVDHALYMMINGHVRSKLVIDHDDTFLGVITAKDLTGRKVLATAQKKSLGRADLTVEDMMTKRFELQAMPYRLVESAKIGDVVETLQDIGQQHVLLVDDKGALRGMISASDIARALHMPVNILEKARSFKSIFEIIHDREELDA, from the coding sequence ATGGGTGAATACCGCGCAATTAAAACCATAAAACTAGACGAGGTTTTCCAGTTTTGCGACCACTATGATTCTGAACCGCTTTCACTATCGAGTTCAGCGCTTAAAGTCGTTACAGATTTCACTCGTAGACAACCTCAAGTCATCATGAAAGATGTGGATGTAGACCATGCGTTGTATATGATGATAAATGGGCATGTAAGATCGAAGTTGGTTATTGATCACGATGATACGTTTCTTGGCGTGATCACCGCGAAAGATTTAACGGGTCGAAAAGTATTAGCAACAGCACAAAAGAAAAGCTTAGGTCGTGCTGATTTAACGGTAGAAGACATGATGACTAAGCGATTTGAGCTTCAAGCAATGCCATATCGTCTTGTGGAATCAGCAAAAATTGGCGACGTCGTTGAAACACTTCAAGATATAGGTCAACAACATGTGTTATTGGTTGACGACAAAGGCGCATTGCGAGGTATGATTTCGGCAAGTGACATTGCAAGAGCATTGCACATGCCGGTGAATATCTTAGAAAAAGCTCGGTCATTTAAGTCGATTTTCGAAATTATCCACGATAGAGAAGAATTAGACGCCTAG